The Burkholderia cepacia genomic interval TACATGGCCGTCGCGATCTTCTTCCTCGCGTTTTCGTCGGTGATCGGCAACTACGCGTATGCGGAGGGCAACGTCGAATTCGTCACGAAGCGGCGCGGCGTGCTGCCGCTGTTCCGTGTCGCGGTGCTCGGCATGGTGATGTTCGGCAGCGTCGGGCAACTGCCGCTCGTGTGGGCGATGGCCGATACGAGCATGGGGTTGATGGCGATCATCAACCTGATCGCGATCCTTGCGCTCGGCAAGCATGCGCACGCCGCGTGGGCCGACTATCGCCGCCAGCGCGCGGCGGGCATCGCCGATCCGGTGTTCACGCGCAACACGATCCCCGAGCTCGCGCGCGTGCTGCCGGCCGACGTGTGGGGCGAGCACGGCCCGCTGCCGCAGCGTCCGGCGGCAGCGCCTGCAACCGGCGTCGCGACGGGCGTCGCGGCCAACTGACCATGAACGGCGACCGGCTCCGTGCGTTCGTCGCGCTGATGCCCGATGCGGCCTCGCGCGACGCGCTGCACGCGTTGCCGGTCACCCGCGGGGCGCGGCGCACGCTGCCCGCGCAACTGCACATGACGCTCGCGTTCATCGGCGCGATCGAACGGGACCGATGCGACGCGCTGGCCGCGCATCTGCCCGCGCTCGCGGCCGCGCACGCATTGCCGCTGCAGCAGGTCGAGCGGATCGCGTGGTGGCCGAGCCTGCCGCGCGCGAGGCTGATCGTCGCGGAGCTCGGCGTCGAGCCGGCGCTGGTC includes:
- the thpR gene encoding RNA 2',3'-cyclic phosphodiesterase; protein product: MNGDRLRAFVALMPDAASRDALHALPVTRGARRTLPAQLHMTLAFIGAIERDRCDALAAHLPALAAAHALPLQQVERIAWWPSLPRARLIVAELGVEPALVALNDALVAALRDVGMPTDRRPFRPHVTLARLPRDAVGQPAHGGELRQPVELHFEALTLFESVLSHTGASHRPLVSAPLALADAQGRGEGPLPA